One segment of Streptomyces sp. XD-27 DNA contains the following:
- a CDS encoding amino acid ABC transporter ATP-binding protein, with product MSEVSVTKDATPRAAGELVALSGVNKHFGALHVLQDIDLSIARGEVVVVIGPSGSGKSTLCRTINRLETIDSGTITIDGKPLPQEGKELARLRADVGMVFQSFNLFAHKTVLENVTLGQIKVRKADKKAAEEKARALLDRVGVGTQADKYPAQLSGGQQQRVAIARALAMDPKVILFDEPTSALDPEMINEVLEVMQQLARDGMTMVVVTHEMGFARSAANRVVFMADGRIVEEATPDQFFSNPRSDRAKDFLSKILHH from the coding sequence ATGAGCGAAGTATCGGTGACCAAGGACGCCACACCCCGTGCGGCGGGCGAGCTGGTCGCGCTGTCAGGAGTCAACAAGCACTTCGGCGCGCTGCACGTGCTCCAGGACATCGATCTGTCCATCGCCCGGGGTGAAGTGGTCGTCGTGATCGGACCATCCGGGTCGGGCAAGTCCACCCTGTGCCGGACGATCAACCGCCTGGAGACGATCGACTCGGGCACGATCACGATCGACGGCAAGCCCTTGCCCCAGGAGGGCAAGGAGCTCGCACGCCTGCGGGCCGACGTCGGCATGGTCTTCCAGTCGTTCAACCTCTTCGCACACAAGACGGTGCTGGAGAACGTCACGCTGGGGCAGATCAAGGTCCGCAAGGCGGACAAGAAGGCCGCCGAGGAGAAGGCGCGCGCCCTGCTCGACCGGGTCGGCGTGGGCACCCAGGCGGACAAGTACCCCGCCCAGCTCTCCGGCGGCCAGCAGCAGCGCGTGGCGATCGCCCGCGCACTGGCCATGGACCCGAAGGTGATCCTCTTCGACGAGCCCACGTCGGCTCTCGACCCGGAGATGATCAACGAGGTGCTGGAGGTCATGCAGCAGCTCGCCCGGGACGGCATGACGATGGTCGTCGTCACCCACGAGATGGGCTTCGCGCGCTCGGCCGCGAACCGGGTGGTCTTCATGGCGGACGGCCGGATCGTCGAAGAGGCCACGCCGGACCAGTTCTTCAGCAACCCCCGCAGCGACCGGGCCAAGGACTTCCTGTCGAAGATCCTGCACCACTGA
- a CDS encoding response regulator transcription factor — MRLLLVEDDNHVAAALSAVLARHGFDVTHARSGEEALQALLPDAGPPFGVVLLDLGLPDQDGFEVCGRIRKRTTTPVIMVTARADVRSRIHGLNLGADDYVVKPYDPMELLARIHAVSRRTTSADGPAPVEEPPAEGPRPPLRLGALTIELPTRQVSVSGATVPLTRKEFDLLALLAQRPGVVFRREQIISEVWRTSWEGTGRTLEVHIASLRSKLRMPALIETVRGVGYRLVAPAR; from the coding sequence GTGCGACTGCTGCTCGTCGAGGACGACAACCACGTCGCCGCGGCCCTCTCCGCCGTCCTCGCCCGGCACGGCTTCGACGTCACCCACGCCCGTAGCGGCGAGGAGGCGCTCCAGGCGCTGCTCCCCGACGCCGGGCCGCCGTTCGGCGTCGTACTCCTGGACCTCGGGCTGCCGGACCAGGACGGCTTCGAGGTGTGCGGCCGCATCCGCAAGCGCACCACCACGCCCGTGATCATGGTGACCGCGAGGGCCGACGTACGCTCCCGTATCCACGGGCTCAACCTGGGCGCCGACGACTACGTCGTCAAGCCCTACGACCCGATGGAACTGCTCGCCCGCATCCACGCGGTGAGCCGCCGCACCACCTCCGCCGACGGTCCCGCGCCGGTCGAGGAGCCGCCGGCCGAGGGGCCCAGGCCGCCGCTGCGGCTCGGCGCCCTGACCATCGAGCTCCCCACCCGCCAGGTCTCGGTGAGCGGCGCCACCGTGCCGCTGACCCGCAAGGAGTTCGACCTGCTCGCCCTGCTCGCACAGCGCCCCGGCGTCGTCTTCCGCCGCGAACAGATCATCAGCGAGGTGTGGCGCACCAGTTGGGAGGGGACCGGGCGCACCCTGGAGGTGCACATCGCCTCCCTCCGCTCCAAACTGCGGATGCCCGCCCTGATAGAGACCGTCCGCGGCGTCGGCTACCGCCTCGTCGCCCCCGCCCGCTGA
- a CDS encoding HAMP domain-containing sensor histidine kinase: protein MRSRLLPLLIVLMAGVLLALGFPLAGSMAAREQQRVVVDRIDDTARFAAMSQFVTASPVRAATPRPPSEEDERLSALQEDLDRYYDVYGIRAGVFQRDGTPLAQAPGDWRLPPEGEGRRAFEEALAGRRSSGPDQVWPWQRDRLAVASPVVRDGDVVYVVVTESPTGPMRSRILDGWLLIVAGEAAAMLVAVAAAIRLTGWVLRPVRILDSATHDIATGRMKSRVAAASGPPELRRLARSFNEMADNVEEVLDQQRAFVADASHQLRNPLSALLLRIELLALELPEGHEEIASVRTEGKRLARVLDDLLDLAVAEHSTSQLALTDIAALAADRVGAWLPVAEDRGIELTCAGSAAVTGWADPVALSSALDAVVDNALKFTPEGAAVEVAVALAPDADAVTITVADGGPGLTEDELARVGDRFWRSGRHQNVSGSGLGLSISRALLAAGGATIAYAPNEPTGLRVTVTVPRTGPEEREGPATPAGRGHGPLKR from the coding sequence GTGCGCTCACGACTCCTTCCGCTGCTCATCGTCCTCATGGCGGGCGTCCTGCTGGCGCTCGGCTTCCCGCTCGCCGGCAGCATGGCCGCCAGGGAGCAGCAGCGGGTGGTCGTCGACCGGATCGACGACACGGCCCGCTTCGCCGCCATGTCCCAGTTCGTCACTGCCAGTCCCGTCCGGGCGGCCACCCCCCGCCCGCCCTCCGAGGAGGACGAGCGGCTGTCGGCGCTCCAGGAGGACCTCGACCGCTACTACGACGTGTACGGCATACGGGCCGGGGTCTTCCAGCGTGACGGGACCCCGCTGGCCCAGGCTCCCGGCGACTGGCGGCTGCCACCCGAGGGGGAGGGCCGGCGCGCCTTCGAGGAGGCCCTGGCCGGCCGCCGCAGCAGCGGCCCGGACCAGGTCTGGCCCTGGCAGCGGGACCGGCTCGCCGTCGCCTCGCCGGTCGTCCGCGACGGCGACGTCGTCTACGTGGTGGTCACCGAGTCGCCCACCGGCCCGATGCGCTCCCGCATCCTCGACGGCTGGCTGCTCATCGTCGCGGGCGAGGCCGCGGCCATGCTGGTCGCCGTCGCCGCGGCGATCCGGCTCACCGGCTGGGTGCTGCGCCCCGTCCGCATCCTGGACTCCGCCACCCACGACATCGCCACGGGACGGATGAAGTCCCGGGTCGCCGCCGCCTCGGGCCCGCCCGAGCTGCGCCGCCTCGCCCGCTCTTTCAATGAGATGGCCGACAACGTCGAGGAGGTCCTCGACCAGCAGCGGGCCTTCGTCGCCGACGCCTCCCACCAGCTGCGCAACCCGCTGTCCGCGCTGCTGCTGCGCATCGAACTGCTCGCGCTCGAACTGCCCGAGGGCCACGAGGAGATCGCCTCGGTACGGACCGAGGGCAAACGGCTGGCCCGCGTCCTGGACGACCTGCTGGACCTGGCCGTCGCCGAGCACTCCACCAGCCAGCTCGCCCTCACCGACATCGCCGCACTCGCCGCCGACCGGGTCGGCGCCTGGTTGCCGGTCGCCGAGGACAGGGGCATCGAACTGACCTGTGCCGGGTCCGCGGCCGTTACCGGCTGGGCCGACCCGGTGGCGCTCTCCAGCGCGCTCGACGCCGTGGTCGACAACGCCCTGAAGTTCACGCCCGAGGGCGCGGCGGTCGAAGTGGCCGTCGCGCTCGCACCGGACGCCGACGCCGTCACGATCACCGTCGCCGACGGCGGCCCGGGGCTCACCGAGGACGAACTCGCACGTGTCGGCGACCGCTTCTGGCGCAGCGGCCGCCACCAGAACGTCTCCGGTTCGGGCCTCGGCCTGTCCATCTCGCGCGCCCTGCTCGCCGCGGGCGGCGCCACGATCGCGTACGCCCCCAACGAACCGACCGGGCTGCGCGTGACCGTCACCGTGCCGCGCACCGGGCCGGAGGAGCGGGAGGGGCCGGCGACACCGGCGGGGCGCGGCCACGGCCCGCTGAAGCGGTAG
- a CDS encoding TAXI family TRAP transporter solute-binding subunit, which yields MTVPDALARPRRRRVLRSVAAAAALALLLWWLLPLRGGSSPSGKVVLSTGVPTGVYEKYGKLLRTDLRRDLPDVDVRLLHSQGSVDNIQRLVRGDASFAIATADSVATYSAEGGHGAERLRACARLYDDYMQLVVPADSPVRSARDLKDRRVGVGEDRSGVQLITRRLLAAAGLDFVTDIDARRVGIDRMTGLLREGKLDAFFWSGGLPTTALENLADDVPIRLVQLGDLTEALHRQGEATRYYRSAVMPPDTYPKAQRGRPTKTIAVANLLVTTERADAELTEGLTRTVIRSRDRIGEVVHAAQKVDLRTAVFTDPLDLHEGAARYYRSAKP from the coding sequence GTGACTGTGCCCGATGCCCTCGCCCGCCCGCGCAGACGCCGCGTCCTGCGGTCCGTGGCCGCCGCCGCGGCCCTCGCGCTGCTGCTGTGGTGGCTGCTGCCGCTGCGCGGCGGCTCGTCGCCCAGCGGCAAGGTCGTGCTGTCCACGGGCGTGCCCACCGGGGTGTACGAGAAGTACGGCAAGCTGCTGCGCACCGACCTGCGCCGGGACCTGCCGGACGTGGACGTCCGGCTGCTGCACAGCCAGGGCTCGGTGGACAACATCCAGCGGCTGGTGCGCGGGGACGCGTCGTTCGCCATCGCCACCGCCGACTCCGTGGCCACGTACAGCGCGGAGGGCGGCCACGGCGCCGAGCGGCTGCGGGCCTGCGCGCGGCTGTACGACGACTACATGCAGCTGGTGGTCCCCGCGGACTCCCCGGTGCGCTCGGCGCGGGACCTCAAGGACCGGCGGGTCGGGGTCGGCGAGGACCGGTCGGGCGTGCAGCTGATCACCCGGCGGCTGCTGGCGGCCGCCGGGCTGGACTTCGTCACGGACATCGACGCGCGCCGGGTCGGCATCGACCGCATGACGGGGCTGCTGCGCGAGGGGAAGCTGGACGCCTTCTTCTGGTCGGGCGGGCTGCCCACCACGGCCTTGGAGAACCTGGCCGACGACGTCCCGATCCGCCTGGTCCAGCTCGGCGACCTGACCGAGGCACTGCACCGGCAGGGCGAGGCGACCCGCTACTACCGGTCCGCGGTGATGCCGCCGGACACCTATCCGAAGGCGCAGCGCGGCCGGCCGACCAAGACCATCGCGGTGGCGAACCTGCTGGTCACGACCGAGCGGGCGGACGCCGAGCTGACGGAGGGGCTCACCCGTACGGTCATCCGCAGCCGGGACCGGATCGGCGAGGTGGTGCACGCGGCGCAGAAGGTGGACCTGCGGACCGCCGTGTTCACCGACCCGCTGGACCTGCACGAGGGCGCCGCGCGCTACTACCGGTCGGCCAAGCCCTGA
- the miaB gene encoding tRNA (N6-isopentenyl adenosine(37)-C2)-methylthiotransferase MiaB, translating to MNVHDSERLSGLLEDAGYVRTAEGTGEGEADVIVFNTCAVRENADNRLYGNLGRLAPMKAKRPGMQIAVGGCLAQKDRDTIVKKAPWVDVVFGTHNIGKLPVLLERARVQEEAQVEIAESLEAFPSTLPTRRESAYAAWVSISVGCNNTCTFCIVPALRGKEKDRRPGDILAEVEALVGEGVTEITLLGQNVNAYGSDIGDREAFSKLLRACGRIEGLERVRFTSPHPRDFTDDVIAAMAETENVMPQLHMPLQSGSDIVLKAMRRSYRQERYLGIIEKVRAAIPHAAISTDIIVGFPGETEEDFEQTMHVVREARFAQAFTFQYSKRPGTPAAEMDGQIPKEVVQARYERLVALQEEISWSENKKQVGRTLELMVAEGEGRKDDATRRLSGRAPDNRLVHFTRPEEPVRPGDMVTVDVTYAAPHHLLAEGSALGVRRTRAGDAWEKRNAAPQPKPAGVMLGLPTIGVPAPAASPAPAAGCGCD from the coding sequence ATGAATGTCCACGACTCCGAGCGGCTCTCCGGTCTGCTGGAGGACGCCGGCTACGTCCGGACAGCCGAGGGCACCGGCGAGGGCGAGGCCGACGTCATCGTCTTCAACACGTGCGCGGTGCGGGAGAACGCCGACAACAGGCTGTACGGCAACCTCGGCCGACTCGCCCCGATGAAGGCGAAGCGGCCCGGGATGCAGATCGCCGTCGGCGGCTGCCTGGCCCAGAAGGACCGCGACACCATCGTCAAGAAGGCGCCGTGGGTCGACGTGGTCTTCGGAACCCACAACATCGGCAAGCTGCCGGTGCTGCTGGAGCGGGCCCGCGTCCAGGAAGAGGCGCAGGTCGAGATCGCCGAGTCATTGGAAGCCTTCCCCTCCACCCTGCCCACGCGCCGCGAGTCGGCGTATGCGGCCTGGGTCTCCATCTCCGTCGGCTGTAACAACACGTGTACGTTCTGTATTGTTCCGGCGCTGCGCGGCAAGGAGAAGGACCGCCGCCCCGGCGACATCCTGGCCGAGGTCGAGGCGCTGGTCGGCGAGGGCGTCACCGAGATCACCCTGCTCGGCCAGAACGTCAACGCCTACGGCTCCGACATCGGCGACCGCGAGGCGTTCAGCAAGCTGCTGCGCGCCTGCGGCCGGATCGAGGGCCTGGAGCGGGTCCGCTTCACCTCCCCGCACCCGCGTGACTTCACCGACGACGTCATCGCCGCGATGGCCGAGACCGAGAACGTGATGCCGCAGCTGCACATGCCGCTGCAGTCCGGCTCCGACATCGTGCTCAAGGCGATGCGGCGCTCGTACCGGCAGGAGCGCTACCTCGGCATCATCGAGAAGGTGCGCGCGGCCATCCCGCACGCCGCCATCTCCACCGACATCATCGTGGGCTTCCCCGGCGAGACCGAGGAGGACTTCGAGCAGACGATGCACGTCGTACGCGAGGCGCGCTTCGCCCAGGCCTTCACCTTCCAGTACTCCAAGCGGCCGGGCACCCCGGCCGCCGAGATGGACGGGCAGATCCCCAAGGAGGTCGTGCAGGCGCGGTACGAGCGGCTGGTCGCCCTCCAGGAGGAGATCTCCTGGTCGGAGAACAAGAAGCAGGTCGGCCGCACCCTTGAGCTCATGGTCGCCGAGGGCGAGGGCCGCAAGGACGACGCCACTCGGCGGCTGTCCGGCCGCGCCCCCGACAACCGGCTGGTCCACTTCACGCGCCCCGAGGAACCGGTTCGCCCGGGCGACATGGTGACCGTAGACGTCACGTACGCCGCCCCGCACCACCTGCTCGCGGAGGGCTCGGCGCTCGGCGTACGGCGCACGCGCGCCGGAGACGCGTGGGAGAAGCGCAACGCCGCCCCCCAGCCGAAGCCCGCGGGCGTGATGCTGGGCCTGCCGACCATCGGCGTACCGGCCCCGGCGGCGAGCCCGGCCCCGGCGGCGGGCTGCGGTTGCGACTAA
- a CDS encoding class III extradiol dioxygenase subunit B-like domain-containing protein has protein sequence MLVAAAVCPCPPLLVPEVAAGAAPELAALRDACADAIGVLAAARPDRLAVLGPAPGPGSYPQGARGSFRGFGVDAEVWLGRGEAATAAPQLPPSLAVAAWLLERADWAAAPVTGLGVGEVSTGAECAAAGRELAASADRVALLVMGDGSACRTLKAPGYLDERAADFDAGVARALGAADTAALAALDRESARELLVAGRAPWQVLAGAGEGAGLTGTLLYEDAPYGVGYMVATWS, from the coding sequence ATGCTCGTAGCCGCCGCCGTATGCCCGTGCCCACCGCTGCTCGTACCCGAGGTGGCTGCCGGGGCCGCGCCCGAGCTGGCGGCCCTGCGCGACGCGTGCGCCGACGCGATCGGCGTGCTCGCGGCCGCGCGCCCGGACCGGCTGGCCGTCCTCGGCCCGGCGCCCGGACCGGGCTCGTATCCGCAGGGCGCGCGCGGTTCGTTCCGCGGCTTCGGCGTGGACGCCGAGGTGTGGCTGGGGCGCGGCGAGGCCGCGACTGCCGCGCCGCAGCTGCCGCCGTCCCTGGCCGTGGCCGCCTGGCTTCTGGAGCGCGCGGACTGGGCCGCCGCGCCCGTGACCGGGCTCGGGGTCGGCGAGGTCTCAACGGGCGCGGAGTGCGCGGCGGCCGGGCGGGAGCTGGCGGCCTCCGCCGACCGGGTCGCGCTGCTGGTGATGGGGGACGGGAGCGCGTGCCGCACCCTCAAGGCGCCCGGCTATCTCGACGAGCGCGCGGCGGACTTCGACGCCGGGGTCGCGCGTGCGCTGGGCGCCGCGGACACGGCCGCGCTGGCGGCGCTGGACCGGGAGTCGGCGCGTGAGCTGCTGGTGGCGGGCCGCGCGCCGTGGCAGGTGCTCGCGGGCGCGGGGGAGGGCGCGGGCCTGACCGGCACGCTGCTGTACGAGGACGCGCCGTACGGGGTGGGGTACATGGTCGCGACCTGGTCGTGA
- a CDS encoding antitoxin → MGLLDTLKAKADRVKGKAGDFVHQHEDKIERGLDKAAKTVDTKTKGKYSDRIGTGTGKAKEALGRIAHKDTGAPGAGASDTGTPGTPPGAAPEAGKDREPGT, encoded by the coding sequence ATGGGCCTGCTGGACACTCTCAAGGCCAAGGCCGACCGCGTGAAGGGCAAGGCCGGCGATTTCGTGCACCAGCACGAGGACAAGATCGAGCGAGGTCTCGACAAGGCCGCGAAGACCGTCGACACCAAGACCAAGGGCAAGTACAGCGATCGGATCGGGACCGGCACGGGCAAGGCCAAGGAGGCCCTCGGCCGCATCGCCCACAAGGACACCGGGGCTCCTGGCGCCGGGGCTTCCGACACCGGCACCCCGGGCACCCCGCCTGGTGCCGCGCCCGAGGCCGGGAAGGACCGCGAACCCGGTACGTGA
- a CDS encoding gliding motility protein gives MEAPTEEAAVAAASAEEPADPATEEVPSAATEDTAAEDTGPTGEEEPVGTTDAGDGVDIPKQQGADEAADSEAGEGART, from the coding sequence GTGGAGGCTCCGACCGAGGAGGCCGCGGTCGCGGCGGCTTCGGCCGAGGAACCCGCGGACCCGGCGACGGAGGAAGTACCGTCGGCGGCCACCGAGGACACGGCCGCCGAAGACACCGGCCCGACAGGGGAGGAGGAACCGGTCGGGACGACCGATGCGGGCGACGGCGTCGACATTCCGAAGCAGCAGGGCGCGGACGAGGCGGCCGACAGCGAGGCCGGCGAGGGCGCCCGCACCTGA
- the dapF gene encoding diaminopimelate epimerase, with translation MSTTRPLSFLKGHGTENDFVIVPDPDGALDLTPADVTRLCDRRVGIGGDGLLRVVRSAAHPEARAMADEAEWFMDYRNADGSAVEMCGNGVRVFARYLRHAGHVAYGDLAVATRSGVKRVHIAKDGDVTVAMGRARLPDGQVTVTVGGRSWPARNVNMGNPHAVAFVEDLDHAGDLFTEPPYRPSDVYPDGVNIEFVVDRGPRHVAMRVHERGVGETRSCGTGACAVAVATARRDGVDPAVTGVPAVYTVDVPGGSLVISELPDGTVEMTGPAVIVAEGTIAPEWWAASAV, from the coding sequence GTGAGCACCACGCGACCCCTGTCCTTCCTCAAGGGCCACGGCACCGAGAACGACTTCGTGATCGTCCCCGACCCGGACGGTGCCCTGGACCTGACCCCCGCCGACGTCACCCGCCTCTGCGATCGCCGGGTCGGCATCGGCGGCGACGGCCTGCTGCGCGTCGTGCGGTCCGCGGCGCATCCCGAGGCGCGGGCGATGGCGGACGAGGCCGAGTGGTTCATGGACTACCGGAACGCCGACGGCTCCGCGGTCGAGATGTGCGGCAACGGCGTCCGGGTCTTCGCCCGCTATCTGCGGCATGCCGGGCATGTGGCGTACGGCGACCTCGCCGTCGCCACCCGGTCAGGTGTGAAGCGCGTGCACATCGCCAAGGACGGCGACGTCACCGTCGCCATGGGCCGGGCCCGACTGCCCGACGGACAGGTCACCGTGACCGTCGGCGGCCGCAGTTGGCCCGCCCGCAACGTGAACATGGGCAACCCGCACGCCGTCGCGTTCGTCGAGGACCTGGACCACGCGGGCGACCTGTTCACCGAGCCCCCGTACCGCCCCTCCGACGTCTACCCCGACGGCGTCAACATCGAGTTCGTCGTGGACCGCGGCCCCCGCCATGTCGCCATGCGCGTCCACGAGCGGGGCGTGGGCGAGACCCGCTCCTGCGGCACCGGCGCCTGTGCCGTCGCGGTGGCCACCGCGCGCCGGGACGGCGTCGACCCCGCGGTCACCGGCGTCCCCGCCGTGTACACCGTGGACGTGCCCGGCGGCAGCCTGGTGATCAGTGAGCTGCCGGACGGGACGGTGGAGATGACCGGCCCCGCAGTGATCGTCGCCGAGGGCACCATCGCCCCCGAGTGGTGGGCCGCGTCGGCCGTCTGA
- a CDS encoding bifunctional (p)ppGpp synthetase/guanosine-3',5'-bis(diphosphate) 3'-pyrophosphohydrolase: MSAEATDDAALGRRRGLPRIDLLNLRRFGRTALLGPASRDRLPDAIEHIAKVHRGHHPGADLDVLRQAYVLAESSHRGQMRKSGEPYITHPLAVTLILAELGAETTTLTASLLHDTVEDTDVTLDQVGEQFGEEVRYLVDGVTKLEKVDYGAAAEPETFRKMLVATGNDVRVMSIKLADRLHNMRTLGVMRPEKQARIAKVTRDVLIPLAERLGVQALKTELEDLVFAILHPEEYARTRELLMEHAGRPDPLARVAEDVRAVLHEADIAAEVAVRPRHFVSVHRVRRKRGELTGFDLGRLLVQVAEDADCYAVLGELHTCFTPVITEFKDFIAVPKFNLYQSLHTAVASRDGHVAEVLIRTQQMHRVAEAGVVALGNPYAPPAGDHGAAARPDGERADPTRPGWLSRLLDWQRATPDPDAFWSSLRDDLAQDREITVFRADGGTLGLPAGASCVDAAYAQHGEAAHACIGARVNGRLAALGTVLHDGDTLQLLMARDAAASRPSPDWLDHARTPAARIAISRWLAAHPALPEGPAADARGLGRPASPGPTGDGRREAGVTADLPGASVRLAGCCTPVPPDAVTGFAVRGGAVTVHRAECPAVARMTAAGRSPVGVHWHAPESDRAAADYRVTLCAEAFSRPHLLADLTEAIAAEGVAVVAAAVEPPHEQRVRHTYTLQLPDPASLPTLMRAMRRVPGVYDVARRQLAEAART, from the coding sequence ATGAGCGCAGAGGCCACGGACGACGCCGCTCTTGGCCGCAGGCGCGGCCTCCCCCGAATCGATCTGCTGAACCTCCGCCGGTTCGGCAGGACCGCCTTACTGGGCCCCGCCTCCCGCGACCGGCTGCCCGACGCGATCGAGCACATCGCCAAGGTCCATCGCGGCCATCATCCCGGCGCCGACCTGGACGTGCTCCGCCAGGCATACGTACTCGCCGAGTCCTCGCACCGCGGGCAGATGCGCAAGAGCGGCGAGCCGTACATCACCCACCCGCTCGCCGTCACCCTGATCCTGGCCGAACTGGGCGCCGAGACCACCACGTTGACCGCGTCGCTGCTCCACGACACCGTCGAGGACACCGATGTGACCCTCGATCAGGTGGGGGAGCAGTTCGGCGAGGAGGTCCGCTATCTCGTCGACGGCGTCACCAAGTTGGAGAAGGTCGACTACGGGGCGGCCGCCGAGCCCGAGACGTTCCGCAAGATGCTCGTCGCCACCGGCAACGACGTCCGCGTGATGTCCATCAAACTCGCCGACCGGCTGCACAACATGCGCACGCTCGGCGTGATGCGGCCCGAGAAGCAGGCCCGGATCGCCAAGGTCACCCGCGACGTCCTGATCCCGCTCGCCGAACGGCTGGGGGTCCAGGCCCTCAAGACCGAACTGGAGGACCTGGTCTTCGCCATCCTCCATCCCGAGGAGTACGCCCGCACCCGCGAACTGCTGATGGAGCACGCGGGCCGCCCCGACCCGCTCGCCCGGGTCGCCGAGGACGTACGCGCCGTGCTGCACGAGGCGGACATCGCCGCCGAAGTCGCGGTCCGGCCCCGGCACTTCGTCTCCGTCCACCGGGTGCGGAGGAAACGGGGCGAGCTGACCGGGTTCGACCTCGGCCGCCTCCTGGTGCAGGTCGCGGAGGACGCCGACTGCTACGCGGTCCTCGGCGAGCTGCACACCTGCTTCACCCCCGTCATCACGGAGTTCAAGGACTTCATCGCGGTCCCGAAGTTCAACCTGTACCAGTCGCTGCACACCGCGGTGGCGAGCCGCGACGGCCACGTCGCCGAAGTCCTCATCCGTACGCAGCAGATGCACCGGGTCGCCGAGGCGGGCGTCGTGGCCCTCGGCAATCCGTACGCACCGCCCGCGGGCGACCACGGCGCCGCGGCCCGCCCCGACGGTGAGCGCGCCGACCCGACCCGCCCCGGCTGGCTCTCCCGGCTCCTCGACTGGCAGCGCGCCACCCCCGACCCCGACGCCTTCTGGAGCTCGCTGCGCGACGATCTCGCGCAGGACCGGGAGATCACCGTCTTCCGGGCCGACGGTGGCACGCTGGGGCTGCCCGCCGGTGCCAGTTGCGTCGACGCCGCGTACGCCCAGCACGGCGAGGCCGCGCACGCCTGCATCGGGGCGCGGGTCAACGGCCGCCTCGCGGCCCTGGGCACCGTGCTGCACGACGGCGACACCCTGCAACTGCTGATGGCCCGCGACGCCGCCGCCTCCAGGCCCTCACCGGACTGGCTGGACCACGCCCGCACGCCCGCCGCGCGGATCGCCATCAGCCGCTGGCTGGCCGCCCACCCGGCGCTCCCCGAAGGCCCCGCCGCGGACGCCCGCGGCCTGGGCCGCCCGGCGAGCCCGGGCCCGACCGGCGACGGCCGCAGGGAGGCGGGCGTCACCGCCGACCTGCCGGGCGCGTCGGTACGGCTCGCCGGATGCTGCACCCCGGTGCCGCCCGACGCGGTCACCGGATTCGCCGTGCGCGGCGGGGCCGTCACCGTCCATCGCGCGGAGTGTCCGGCGGTGGCCCGCATGACCGCGGCCGGCCGGAGCCCGGTCGGCGTCCACTGGCACGCCCCGGAGAGCGACCGGGCGGCGGCCGACTACCGCGTCACGCTGTGCGCCGAGGCGTTCAGCAGACCCCACCTGCTCGCCGACCTCACCGAGGCGATCGCGGCGGAGGGCGTGGCCGTCGTCGCCGCCGCCGTGGAACCGCCGCACGAGCAGCGGGTCCGGCACACTTACACCCTCCAGCTGCCGGACCCGGCCAGTCTCCCGACGCTGATGCGCGCGATGCGCCGGGTGCCCGGGGTGTACGACGTCGCCCGCCGACAGCTGGCGGAAGCCGCCCGGACCTGA